One genomic window of Polyodon spathula isolate WHYD16114869_AA chromosome 8, ASM1765450v1, whole genome shotgun sequence includes the following:
- the LOC121319247 gene encoding P2Y purinoceptor 1-like, which produces MFLLSLAAVAVHGFYFSAADASIQNVKSSSTAAENKSRCNVVDKTFTSVFLPSVYVIVFFVGVISNCWGLRSLLAKWKTVGCINVFVLNLGIADLLYVITLPFLVSYYVMDEKWIFGHVFCKINRFCFNLNLYGSIGFLTCISVYRYLSIVHPMKVMGRIRVCHAIIISVITWVLVVAQLVPDLYFSKSNQNSSSCYDTTSNDEIYEYLPYSTRWTITGFCIPLLVILGCYGHVAFVLTNRKNPSVNSLMKQRCLKLIVTLTVLFVVCFIPYHVLRILNLKTRVLQIEGECSDAFNNIYVSYQVSRGLACLNSALNPLVYLVIDDKVIIKMHDVSKMARRSLVHLVARKSTQSSMDRLDFT; this is translated from the coding sequence ATGTTTCTTCTCTCCCTCGCGGCTGTTGCTGTGCATGGTTTTTACTTCAGCGCTGCAGACGCATCTATTCAGAATGTGAAGTCAAGCAGCACGGCCGCAGAAAACAAGAGCAGGTGCAACGTGGTAGACAAGACCTTCACCTCAGTATTCTTGCCGAGTGTTTATGTGATCGTGTTCTTTGTCGGTGTCATCAGCAATTGTTGGGGATTGCGGAGTTTACTAGCAAAATGGAAAACAGTCGGCTGCATCAACGTGTTTGTGCTAAATCTTGGCATTGCGGACCTGCTCTATGTGATCACTTTACCTTTTCTGGTCAGTTACTATGTGATGGACGAAAAGTGGATCTTCGGGCACGTCTTCTGCAAGATAAATCGCTTTTGTTTCAATCTTAATTTATATGGGAGCATTGGATTCCTAACATGTATCAGCGTTTACCGGTATTTGAGCATTGTCCACCCAATGAAAGTAATGGGTAGAATCAGAGTGTGTCATGCAATCATAATATCTGTCATAACCTGGGTTCTGGTCGTTGCTCAACTTGTCCCAGATTTGTACTTCAGTAAATCAAATCAAAATTCTAGCTCCTGCTACGACACTACATCAAACGACGAAATATACGAGTACCTTCCGTACAGCACCAGATGGACTATCACTGGATTTTGTATCCCGTTGCTTGTTATTTTGGGGTGCTATGGTCATGTAGCATTCGTTCTCACCAACAGAAAAAATCCCAGCGTGAACTCTTTGATGAAACAGCGATGCTTGAAACTGATTGTAACCCTCACAGTTTTATTTGTTGTCTGCTTCATACCCTATCACGTTTTAAGGATCCTCAATTTAAAGACACGGGTATTGCAAATTGAAGGGGAATGCAGTGACGCTTTCAATAACATATATGTGTCTTATCAGGTGAGCAGAGGACTTGCTTGTCTGAACAGCGCTCTGAATCCCTTAGTTTATTTGGTAATCGATGACAAGGTCATTATAAAGATGCATGATGTTAGTAAAATGGCCAGACGTTCACTGGTGCATTTAGTAGCTCGAAAATCCACCCAGTCGTCGATGGACAGGTTGGATTTTACATAA